The Lacticaseibacillus rhamnosus DNA window GCCAACACAAGCAAGTCAGAAACGTTGGAAACAGATTTTACAAACAATCTATGAAGCGATCGAGGATCATGGGTACCCGCCCACGGTTCGCGAAATCGGTAAATCGGTCGGACTCAGCTCTTCCAGTACGGTCGCGGCTTACTTGGAGAAGTTGCTGGCGGCTGGCTTGATTGCCAAAGATCCGTCTAAACCGCGGACTATTGAAGTCACGACAGCAGGGCTTGATTTTATTGGGGTTCAGGCACAAGGAATCCCTATTGTCGGAACGGTTGCTGCAGGGGTTCCCATTACGGCGATTGAAAATATTGATGATTATTTTCCTGTCCCTGACGATCTTCCGTATTCCGCCGATGAATTGTTTATGCTTCGGGTCCAAGGCAGTTCGATGATTAAGATCGGCATTTTAGACGGCGATCAGATTATTGTCAAGAAACAAAATGATGCCGAAAATGGCCAGATTGTCGTTGCGATGACCGAAGAGGATGAGGCAACGGTTAAACGCTTTTACAAAGAAAAGCATGGCGTTCGTCTGCATCCGGAAAATGATGATATGGATGATATGTACTTCCCAAGTGTCACGATTCTCGGAATTGTCGTTAGTTTATATCGGCCGGCGCTTGTGTAATCAGCTCATAATTCAGTAGGACGAATCGCCCTCACATCAAAAAGACATTTACCAGCTACTTTATCGAAGTGGTGGTAAATGTCTTTTTGATTATGTACCCTGATGTCAACGTTGCAAATATCAAGGTTGGGC harbors:
- the lexA gene encoding transcriptional repressor LexA — translated: MPTQASQKRWKQILQTIYEAIEDHGYPPTVREIGKSVGLSSSSTVAAYLEKLLAAGLIAKDPSKPRTIEVTTAGLDFIGVQAQGIPIVGTVAAGVPITAIENIDDYFPVPDDLPYSADELFMLRVQGSSMIKIGILDGDQIIVKKQNDAENGQIVVAMTEEDEATVKRFYKEKHGVRLHPENDDMDDMYFPSVTILGIVVSLYRPALV